The Salinibaculum sp. SYNS191 genome has a window encoding:
- a CDS encoding acetolactate synthase large subunit, protein MMKASDLLVRCLEEEGVEYVFGLPGEELEDLLFSLRESEITFIPVRHEQGAAFMADVHGRLTGEAGVCLATLGPGATNLITGVADAHLDKSPLVAITGQGGRERLHKESHQALDIVHMFEPVVKWNSQITDAETIPESVRKAFKLAEFEKPGATHLEFPEDVADEDVTASVLPTRPRVRRPDPDRDSLTRATDLVEAAESPLVLAGNGAVRTRAARRLRQLVEHVGMPVIATYMGKGAVSDRLDASLLTLNSGPVGEAASAMDRADCVIAVGYDIAEHDPKSWNPDRDKTVIHVDHEPAEVYEHYNPDVELVADISATLDELRERLDSVEGPEWCSGLRERIVEDVSRKPDADEPFSVKRTLPYLREAMADGDVLISDVGSHKMAIARHFPSYEPNTCIISNGLASMGIAVPGGIAADLALETNVVVATGDGGFLMNAAEIETATRLDLGFTIVVFNDDDYGLISEKQVEHTGEQFGTGLTNPDFVTFAESFGIEGHRPETWTAVKSTLEDAIASDEMVLVEIPLA, encoded by the coding sequence ATGATGAAGGCATCAGACCTGCTGGTCCGGTGTCTCGAGGAGGAAGGTGTCGAGTACGTCTTCGGCCTGCCGGGCGAGGAACTCGAAGACCTGCTGTTCTCGCTTCGCGAGTCCGAGATCACGTTCATCCCCGTCCGTCACGAACAGGGCGCGGCGTTCATGGCCGACGTCCACGGTCGACTGACAGGCGAAGCGGGCGTCTGCCTGGCAACGCTCGGGCCGGGAGCGACCAATCTCATCACTGGCGTCGCCGACGCCCACCTCGATAAGAGCCCGCTCGTGGCGATCACCGGCCAGGGCGGCCGCGAGCGATTGCACAAGGAGAGCCACCAGGCGCTCGATATCGTCCACATGTTCGAGCCGGTCGTGAAGTGGAACTCACAGATCACGGACGCCGAGACGATTCCCGAATCGGTGCGCAAAGCCTTCAAACTCGCCGAATTCGAGAAACCCGGTGCGACACACCTGGAGTTCCCCGAGGACGTCGCCGACGAAGACGTCACAGCGTCGGTTCTTCCCACCAGACCGCGAGTGCGTCGGCCGGACCCGGACCGGGACTCGCTCACCCGAGCGACAGACCTGGTCGAGGCAGCCGAATCCCCGCTGGTGCTCGCTGGGAACGGTGCCGTCCGGACGCGGGCGGCACGCCGGCTCAGACAGCTGGTCGAACACGTCGGGATGCCGGTCATCGCCACGTACATGGGGAAGGGGGCAGTCTCCGACCGGCTCGACGCGTCGTTGTTGACACTCAACTCCGGGCCAGTCGGCGAGGCGGCGTCGGCGATGGACCGGGCGGACTGTGTGATTGCGGTCGGCTACGACATCGCCGAGCACGACCCGAAGTCCTGGAACCCCGACCGCGACAAGACCGTCATTCACGTCGACCACGAGCCGGCGGAGGTGTACGAACACTACAATCCCGACGTGGAACTCGTCGCGGACATCTCTGCGACTCTCGATGAGCTTCGAGAACGCCTCGATTCCGTCGAGGGGCCGGAGTGGTGCAGCGGCCTGCGCGAGCGGATCGTCGAAGACGTGTCTCGAAAGCCAGACGCCGACGAGCCCTTCTCCGTGAAACGGACGCTCCCGTACCTGCGGGAAGCGATGGCCGATGGCGACGTGCTCATCTCCGATGTCGGCAGCCACAAGATGGCGATCGCTCGGCACTTCCCGTCGTACGAACCGAACACGTGCATCATCTCGAACGGACTCGCGAGTATGGGCATCGCCGTTCCGGGCGGAATCGCTGCCGATCTCGCTCTCGAAACGAACGTCGTCGTCGCGACCGGTGACGGGGGGTTCCTGATGAACGCGGCAGAAATCGAGACTGCCACCCGTCTCGATCTTGGGTTCACTATCGTCGTGTTCAACGACGACGATTACGGACTCATCTCCGAAAAGCAGGTCGAACACACTGGCGAACAGTTCGGGACTGGACTGACGAACCCGGATTTCGTCACGTTCGCGGAGAGCTTCGGAATCGAGGGTCATCGCCCGGAGACGTGGACAGCGGTCAAATCGACGCTCGAAGACGCCATCGCGAGCGACGAGATGGTCCTCGTCGAGATTCCGCTCGCGTAG
- a CDS encoding NAD-dependent succinate-semialdehyde dehydrogenase gives MDAINPATGEQIESYDEHTPEEVETVLSQAEAAFERWRTRPRRERETLLKSAGAVLRENARDYAQTMTREMGKPLAQAEAEVEKCAWACDHYAEHASAYLQPESHPSPPGTTVKTVYEPLGPVLAVMPWNFPFWQVFRFAAPSLTAGNVGLLKHASNVPGCALAIEEVFREAGYPEGVFQSLLVSSDRVADVLADDRLVAATLTGSDRAGRAIASTAGEHLKKTVLELGGSDPFVVLEDADVEAAATTGAWARNQNGGQSCIAAKRFIVVDAVYDAFVDRLLAAVDSLAVGDPMDPDTDVGPQARPDLVEALHEQVQASVDAGATVATGGEPLDRDGAYYPPTVLTDVPEGCPVDTEEVFGPVAPVYRVPDETAAVQKANDTQFGLGASLWTADLERGDRLAGDLEAGCVHVNELVKSDPRIPFGGIKRSGYGRELGEDGIKEFVNRKTVWLASEPDTGTPAVE, from the coding sequence ATGGACGCGATCAATCCAGCGACTGGCGAGCAGATCGAGTCGTACGACGAACACACGCCTGAAGAAGTAGAGACGGTACTCTCACAGGCCGAAGCGGCATTCGAGCGGTGGCGAACGCGCCCGCGACGCGAGCGCGAGACGTTGCTGAAGTCTGCCGGAGCGGTGCTTCGTGAGAACGCTCGTGACTACGCCCAGACGATGACCCGTGAGATGGGCAAACCGCTCGCTCAGGCGGAAGCAGAGGTAGAAAAGTGTGCGTGGGCCTGTGATCACTACGCCGAACACGCGAGCGCATATCTCCAACCCGAGTCCCACCCGAGTCCACCGGGGACGACCGTGAAGACCGTCTACGAGCCGCTGGGGCCGGTGCTGGCGGTCATGCCGTGGAACTTTCCCTTCTGGCAGGTGTTTCGCTTCGCAGCGCCGTCTCTCACCGCCGGCAACGTCGGCCTGCTGAAACACGCCTCGAACGTCCCCGGATGTGCGCTCGCCATCGAGGAGGTATTCCGTGAGGCAGGCTATCCGGAAGGGGTCTTTCAATCGCTTCTGGTTTCCTCCGACCGCGTCGCCGATGTCCTCGCCGACGACCGGCTAGTAGCGGCGACGCTCACCGGCAGCGACCGCGCCGGGCGCGCAATCGCTTCGACAGCGGGTGAGCATCTCAAGAAGACGGTGCTGGAACTGGGCGGGAGCGACCCATTTGTCGTCCTCGAGGACGCCGACGTCGAGGCCGCGGCGACGACCGGCGCGTGGGCGCGCAACCAGAACGGCGGTCAGTCCTGTATCGCCGCCAAGCGGTTCATCGTCGTCGACGCGGTGTACGATGCCTTCGTCGACCGCCTCCTCGCGGCCGTCGACTCACTCGCCGTCGGCGATCCGATGGACCCGGACACCGACGTCGGACCGCAGGCGCGACCTGACCTCGTGGAAGCCCTCCACGAACAGGTGCAGGCGAGCGTCGATGCCGGGGCCACCGTCGCGACCGGTGGGGAACCGCTTGACCGCGACGGGGCCTATTACCCACCGACTGTCCTCACCGACGTTCCCGAGGGCTGTCCGGTCGATACCGAGGAGGTGTTCGGGCCCGTGGCCCCCGTCTACCGCGTCCCCGATGAAACAGCGGCCGTCCAGAAGGCCAACGACACCCAATTCGGATTGGGTGCCAGCCTCTGGACGGCCGACCTGGAGCGGGGTGACCGCCTCGCTGGCGACCTGGAGGCCGGGTGCGTCCACGTCAACGAACTGGTGAAGTCCGACCCGCGGATTCCCTTCGGCGGTATCAAACGCTCGGGCTACGGCCGCGAGCTCGGCGAAGACGGTATCAAAGAGTTCGTCAATCGCAAGACAGTCTGGCTAGCGAGCGAGCCAGACACCGGGACCCCGGCGGTGGAATGA
- a CDS encoding universal stress protein, with the protein MSYERILVPTDGSTHAERATDQALSLASAFDATVHALGVVNVGALAGPYDWSPPPESFIDRYRKQAKKNLEHVEAQWTHPDRYHGEVREGRPSSVILDYISEADIDLVAMGTHGRTGLERFVLGSVAEHVLRASPIPILVTRAVEDESPTLPYQNVLIPTDGSECASGAVDHALAIASATDATAHVINVFDSVAYSGEPGSDPPADFLETVERAGTEAIEAVAERFEAAGVDAKTVVMEGRASNGILSYAEDNDIDAVIMGTHGRSRLDRFLLGSTTERVIRRSDLPVIAVPEAKGE; encoded by the coding sequence ATGTCCTACGAACGAATTCTCGTCCCGACAGACGGAAGCACCCACGCAGAACGCGCGACAGACCAGGCGCTCTCGCTGGCGTCGGCGTTCGACGCGACTGTCCACGCCCTGGGCGTCGTCAACGTCGGTGCGCTCGCCGGGCCCTACGACTGGTCGCCCCCACCGGAGTCGTTCATCGACAGGTACCGAAAACAGGCAAAGAAGAATCTCGAACACGTCGAAGCTCAGTGGACACACCCCGACAGATATCACGGCGAGGTGAGAGAGGGCAGGCCGTCGTCGGTGATCCTCGACTACATCAGCGAGGCCGACATCGACCTGGTTGCGATGGGGACACACGGGCGAACAGGACTGGAGCGGTTCGTGCTCGGGAGCGTCGCCGAACACGTACTCCGCGCTTCCCCGATACCGATACTTGTCACCAGAGCAGTCGAGGACGAGTCACCGACGTTACCGTATCAGAACGTCCTGATACCGACGGACGGGAGCGAGTGTGCCAGTGGCGCCGTCGACCACGCACTCGCCATCGCGAGCGCCACCGACGCCACGGCTCATGTGATCAACGTCTTCGATAGCGTGGCGTACTCAGGAGAGCCCGGTTCAGACCCGCCGGCAGACTTCCTCGAAACGGTGGAGCGCGCCGGCACGGAGGCCATCGAAGCCGTCGCCGAACGATTCGAGGCAGCGGGTGTCGACGCCAAAACCGTGGTCATGGAAGGCCGCGCGAGCAACGGTATTCTGTCCTACGCCGAAGACAACGACATCGACGCGGTGATCATGGGCACGCACGGGCGCTCGAGACTCGACCGCTTCCTGCTCGGGAGTACGACCGAGCGCGTCATCAGACGAAGCGACCTGCCGGTCATCGCCGTGCCGGAAGCGAAGGGTGAGTAA
- a CDS encoding carboxymuconolactone decarboxylase family protein: protein MVTDNTRAEIEEYLGQVPSWIEALADPAADHSWAIMRDLELGETTLAGREKALVSLGAAAAMNCPYCIHFHSEEAKLEDVSAEGLSEAMNVAATVRYFSTILHGAEVEMDTFREETADIVSHIKQQEATAAGDD from the coding sequence ATGGTAACAGACAACACGAGAGCGGAGATAGAGGAGTATCTAGGGCAAGTGCCGAGCTGGATCGAGGCACTTGCAGACCCCGCCGCTGACCACAGCTGGGCCATCATGCGCGACCTCGAATTGGGGGAGACGACGCTCGCGGGCCGGGAAAAGGCACTCGTCTCGCTTGGCGCTGCCGCAGCAATGAACTGCCCGTACTGCATTCACTTCCACTCCGAGGAAGCAAAGCTAGAGGACGTCTCTGCTGAGGGATTGAGCGAAGCCATGAACGTCGCCGCCACCGTGCGGTACTTCTCGACGATTCTACACGGCGCGGAAGTCGAGATGGACACGTTCAGGGAGGAGACGGCAGATATCGTCAGCCACATCAAGCAACAGGAAGCGACTGCGGCTGGTGACGACTGA